A DNA window from Nitrospira sp. contains the following coding sequences:
- a CDS encoding putative Lipopolysaccharide N-acetylglucosaminyltransferase (Evidence 3 : Putative function from multiple computational evidences; Product type e : enzyme; MaGe:77310375), which produces MKILMVSNFYPPHYRGGYEVRCKQVAETMQRRGHEVRVLTSVYGLPMDSSGEFPRPTEEIEGVRVDRWLDIYAYGPQSPGRPWTLVHAKRQLEDARRFLQLLRAFKPDLVNWWSMNGLSLNVLPIPRALQIPDIHWIEHPWMVNEYGADGEKVAPFWESVWDGSWGPKPIQPILKWWGRRWERQVASEGIPTRRFPNRPRHMVFVSEFLRTLYRDAGLAFPSSEIIFGGVPAERFWAPVRPHGMESRLRLLYAGQITPDRGLHTAVEALGQIPLPLRSRLTLSVAGDNPGEYLDGIRRRVQELGLAEAVTFLGKVPHDRMPDVYKEHDILLFMSTREEGLPLVMVEAMLAGCAVITTGSGGAIEVAEIAGLPLIPKHDAVALTNWLADLVIHPEKLDSIALRGQEIAGKEFSSDVMIRRWEATIAQVLASHWQVAS; this is translated from the coding sequence ATGAAGATCCTGATGGTCAGCAATTTCTATCCTCCGCATTATCGAGGAGGATATGAAGTGCGGTGCAAACAGGTAGCGGAGACCATGCAACGACGTGGTCATGAGGTTCGTGTGCTCACGAGCGTGTATGGCTTGCCGATGGATTCCTCGGGGGAATTCCCGCGGCCGACCGAGGAAATCGAGGGGGTCCGCGTCGATCGCTGGCTTGATATCTATGCGTACGGGCCGCAATCTCCTGGTCGTCCCTGGACCTTGGTGCATGCCAAGCGTCAATTGGAAGACGCCCGTCGGTTTCTTCAGCTTCTGAGAGCGTTCAAGCCAGACCTTGTGAACTGGTGGAGCATGAACGGCCTTTCCCTGAATGTTCTACCGATCCCCAGAGCGCTGCAAATCCCGGATATTCATTGGATCGAGCATCCGTGGATGGTCAATGAGTATGGAGCGGACGGCGAAAAGGTGGCGCCATTTTGGGAGAGTGTGTGGGACGGGAGCTGGGGACCCAAGCCGATTCAGCCCATTTTGAAGTGGTGGGGACGAAGATGGGAACGACAGGTTGCTTCCGAAGGCATTCCAACCAGACGGTTCCCGAACCGGCCGCGTCACATGGTGTTTGTCAGCGAATTTCTCCGGACGTTGTATCGCGATGCTGGCCTCGCCTTTCCTTCCTCTGAAATCATCTTCGGTGGGGTTCCGGCCGAGCGCTTTTGGGCCCCTGTGCGCCCTCATGGCATGGAAAGTCGGCTGCGACTTCTCTATGCAGGGCAAATTACTCCAGACCGTGGGTTGCATACGGCGGTGGAAGCTCTTGGACAAATTCCATTGCCGCTTCGTTCTCGCCTGACGCTTTCAGTTGCCGGGGATAACCCTGGTGAATATCTTGACGGTATCCGAAGGCGTGTTCAGGAATTGGGTTTGGCCGAGGCCGTCACATTTCTTGGGAAGGTTCCGCATGACCGCATGCCCGATGTGTATAAGGAGCACGATATTCTTCTTTTTATGAGTACCAGAGAGGAAGGTCTTCCCCTTGTGATGGTTGAAGCCATGCTGGCCGGCTGTGCCGTGATTACGACAGGAAGCGGCGGTGCCATTGAAGTTGCCGAGATTGCCGGCTTGCCTCTTATTCCCAAGCACGACGCCGTGGCGCTTACAAATTGGCTTGCAGATCTTGTGATACACCCGGAAAAGTTGGACAGCATTGCTCTGCGTGGGCAAGAAATCGCAGGGAAAGAGTTTAGTTCGGATGTCATGATACGCCGGTGGGAAGCAACAATTGCGCAAGTCTTAGCGTCGCACTGGCAGGTAGCGTCTTGA
- a CDS encoding putative GDP-mannose-dependent alpha-(1-6)-phosphatidylinositol monomannoside mannosyltransferase (Evidence 3 : Putative function from multiple computational evidences; MaGe:77310376) — MVTPVKSLLISSTYYPPDVGGISRFMSSLVSALGPERVCCLTGIRASNRGGSGERVYRRPLAFAEPKLIQAVGWGAAVAEIFLRERPQAVQLATLYDGYLGMWLKRWLGLPFVIYAHGNEVLDAMQGSWNGHRQAVRAADCVLANSRFTVELLKQAGVSSARIELVHPGCDIERFHAAPVLTDTRRSILGSHASKQVILTVGRLVPRKGHDLMIRALPLVLKRHPDTIYLIVGSGPAKPMLEQLADEMGVRDSVLIRENVADADLPTVYNLCDVFVMPSREVLGSCDVEGFGIVFLEANACGKPVVAGRSGGIADAVVDGETGLLVPPDSPEVLAESISRILSDKGYACELGRRGRQRAVQKFSWDVVAGRVDDVVTSIVVKN; from the coding sequence ATGGTGACACCCGTCAAATCGCTCCTTATTAGCAGCACCTACTATCCTCCCGATGTGGGAGGAATTTCTCGTTTCATGTCATCTCTGGTCTCTGCCCTAGGGCCCGAACGAGTGTGCTGTCTGACAGGCATTCGAGCCAGCAACAGGGGAGGATCGGGAGAGCGTGTGTATCGACGCCCGCTTGCATTCGCAGAGCCGAAGCTAATCCAAGCAGTCGGATGGGGAGCTGCCGTGGCAGAGATTTTCCTTCGAGAACGGCCTCAAGCCGTTCAGCTTGCTACGCTATATGATGGGTACTTGGGGATGTGGCTGAAGCGATGGCTGGGGCTCCCGTTCGTGATCTATGCCCATGGGAATGAAGTGTTGGATGCTATGCAAGGCAGTTGGAACGGACATCGCCAGGCCGTGAGAGCTGCGGATTGCGTATTGGCGAATAGCCGCTTTACCGTTGAATTGCTCAAACAAGCGGGAGTGTCGAGTGCCAGAATCGAACTCGTTCACCCTGGTTGCGATATCGAACGTTTCCACGCTGCTCCGGTTTTGACCGATACGCGGCGGTCTATTCTTGGGTCACACGCATCGAAACAAGTGATTCTCACGGTCGGTCGCTTGGTCCCTCGCAAAGGACACGACCTCATGATTCGCGCGCTTCCGCTGGTGCTGAAACGGCATCCCGACACGATCTACCTCATCGTCGGAAGCGGACCGGCCAAGCCGATGCTCGAGCAATTGGCTGATGAGATGGGGGTGCGAGACAGTGTGTTGATTCGTGAAAACGTCGCGGACGCCGATCTGCCTACCGTTTATAATCTCTGCGACGTGTTCGTGATGCCGAGTCGCGAAGTGCTAGGCAGTTGCGATGTGGAAGGGTTTGGGATCGTGTTTCTGGAGGCCAATGCTTGCGGGAAGCCTGTCGTGGCTGGACGGTCCGGAGGCATTGCCGATGCCGTGGTCGATGGAGAGACGGGTCTGTTGGTTCCGCCGGATAGTCCTGAAGTGCTGGCGGAGTCGATCTCTCGCATTCTATCCGATAAAGGCTATGCCTGTGAGCTCGGACGGCGCGGTCGTCAGCGAGCGGTACAGAAATTCAGTTGGGATGTCGTCGCAGGGCGAGTCGATGACGTCGTCACGAGCATCGTTGTGAAAAACTGA
- a CDS encoding Glycostransf1 domain-containing protein (MaGe:77310374), with amino-acid sequence MLPSNHGVFSGARPARVGIFDHVSLRLGGSQLVVAAMAAQLSNDYSVDVVHSGKGYSLASLAEAFGYDVSRVNERIVPNSLGTFSLPGLTPSYVRERLELDRRLTEPYDLFIYSGHGIPPFCAARHGMVYCHFPFEWHPSQELSRTEGWDARSAISRLIRMQSYTALWHWRMRGYRTVIGNSKFTSSWIEKRWKRAAEVIYPPVAVTATSLPKENTIVSLGRFIVTDGKNHALQLETFRKFVSMNGRDWRLCLIGFCTDLPQDRAYLDKLKALAADLPVSFVVNASRDTVWRHLEAAKLYWHATALSSESDISPERMEHFGIATVEAMGVGCVPLVPMSGGQPEIVEHGVSGFLCKDAESLLQHTNCVASSESLCQNMGQAARERSAAFRPEIFNQRLSQLAVELLQGGRPMSQLGANAGRPGVTSVSRG; translated from the coding sequence ATGCTTCCATCCAACCATGGTGTTTTCAGCGGAGCTCGGCCTGCTCGAGTCGGGATTTTCGATCATGTCTCCCTTCGTCTCGGTGGGAGCCAGCTGGTCGTCGCCGCTATGGCGGCGCAGTTATCGAATGACTATTCGGTCGATGTGGTCCATAGTGGGAAGGGGTACTCGCTGGCGAGTTTGGCCGAAGCCTTCGGATACGACGTGAGTCGGGTCAATGAACGGATCGTTCCGAATTCGTTGGGAACATTCTCGCTGCCAGGGCTCACTCCCAGTTATGTGCGGGAAAGATTGGAGCTTGATCGCCGGCTCACTGAACCGTACGACTTGTTCATTTATTCAGGACATGGAATTCCGCCATTCTGTGCCGCCAGGCATGGGATGGTCTACTGTCATTTTCCTTTTGAGTGGCATCCGAGCCAAGAACTCTCTCGTACGGAGGGCTGGGATGCCCGAAGCGCGATTAGCCGCTTGATTCGAATGCAGAGCTATACGGCTCTCTGGCATTGGCGCATGCGAGGTTATCGTACGGTGATTGGCAATTCCAAGTTCACTTCGTCGTGGATTGAGAAGCGCTGGAAACGCGCAGCCGAGGTGATCTACCCCCCGGTTGCTGTCACAGCGACTTCTTTACCGAAAGAAAATACTATTGTGTCGCTTGGGCGGTTTATTGTGACTGATGGGAAGAACCATGCGTTGCAATTGGAAACGTTCCGGAAGTTTGTGTCCATGAATGGAAGAGATTGGCGATTATGCTTAATCGGGTTTTGTACCGATCTGCCGCAGGATCGGGCCTATCTCGACAAGCTTAAAGCCCTTGCCGCAGACCTTCCGGTGAGTTTTGTTGTTAACGCCTCTCGGGATACGGTTTGGAGGCATCTGGAGGCGGCCAAGCTCTATTGGCATGCGACGGCGCTGAGCAGTGAATCTGATATTTCCCCCGAACGGATGGAGCACTTCGGAATTGCCACCGTTGAGGCCATGGGGGTGGGCTGTGTCCCTCTCGTGCCGATGAGTGGGGGGCAGCCGGAGATTGTTGAACATGGAGTGAGCGGGTTTCTCTGCAAGGATGCGGAATCATTGCTTCAGCATACGAATTGCGTTGCCAGCAGTGAGTCGCTGTGCCAAAACATGGGGCAAGCGGCCCGTGAGCGGAGTGCGGCATTCCGTCCAGAAATATTCAACCAACGATTAAGCCAATTGGCGGTGGAGTTGTTACAGGGTGGTCGGCCCATGTCCCAGCTCGGAGCTAACGCGGGTAGGCCAGGCGTGACTTCCGTATCTCGAGGTTGA